One window of Propionispora vibrioides genomic DNA carries:
- the pdxS gene encoding pyridoxal 5'-phosphate synthase lyase subunit PdxS translates to MQQGTFRVKAGLAEMLKGGVIMDVTTPEQAKIAEEAGACAVMALERVPADIRAAGGVARMADPTIVQRIMDVVTIPVMAKARIGHFVEAQILESLGVDYIDESEVLTPADDKYHINKHNFKVPFVCGAKNLGEALRRIAEGAAMIRTKGEPGTGNVVEAVRHIRVVMSEIRQLQNLPAEEVASFAKNIAAPYELVLEVKKLGRLPVVNFAAGGIATPADAALMMQLGCDGIFVGSGIFKSGDPEQRAKAIVAATTYYNDPKILAEVSQDLGEPMVGIEIDTLPPHERMQERGW, encoded by the coding sequence ATGCAACAAGGTACATTTCGGGTAAAAGCCGGTCTGGCGGAAATGCTCAAGGGCGGCGTCATTATGGATGTTACGACACCGGAACAGGCAAAGATTGCGGAGGAGGCCGGCGCTTGCGCGGTTATGGCGCTGGAACGGGTCCCGGCTGATATCCGGGCTGCCGGTGGCGTGGCCCGGATGGCTGATCCTACGATTGTGCAGCGCATTATGGATGTGGTTACCATCCCGGTGATGGCGAAGGCCCGGATTGGTCATTTTGTGGAGGCTCAAATCCTGGAAAGTCTTGGCGTGGACTATATTGATGAGAGTGAAGTGCTGACTCCGGCAGATGATAAATACCATATTAATAAACACAATTTCAAAGTGCCCTTTGTTTGTGGCGCAAAAAATCTGGGCGAAGCGCTGCGGCGGATTGCCGAAGGTGCGGCTATGATCAGGACCAAAGGAGAACCGGGGACCGGCAATGTGGTGGAAGCGGTCAGGCATATTCGCGTGGTGATGAGTGAAATCCGTCAATTGCAGAATTTGCCTGCCGAGGAAGTTGCGTCCTTTGCTAAAAATATAGCGGCTCCTTATGAACTGGTTTTGGAAGTAAAAAAACTAGGCCGTCTGCCGGTAGTCAATTTTGCGGCCGGCGGGATCGCAACTCCTGCCGACGCGGCTCTGATGATGCAACTCGGCTGTGACGGCATCTTTGTCGGTTCAGGCATTTTTAAATCGGGAGATCCGGAACAACGGGCTAAAGCTATCGTGGCAGCGACCACCTACTACAATGATCCAAAAATCCTGGCGGAAGTATCTCAGGATCTGGGAGAACCTATGGTAGGAATTGAAATTGACACTTTGCCGCCCCATGAGCGCATGCAGGAACGCGGCTGGTAG